A genomic region of Paralichthys olivaceus isolate ysfri-2021 chromosome 18, ASM2471397v2, whole genome shotgun sequence contains the following coding sequences:
- the cdk5rap2 gene encoding CDK5 regulatory subunit-associated protein 2 isoform X9: MKDRCRICCARLAGSQCRWIFSSSAQRKLQVILSHVLGWEVTRDGRGEFLCGKCVFQLEKVVQCDVNLTQLLEDHNSQIQKLQAAKEHMIQCIVHIYNKNNPSLDKRVGESTHCKSPPRSSGVGSPDEGQQLGEIGLGHLGNCMRRCVSLDRIASRGTVSGRSGLKSSRLGSGAGLDGSMKSFGLRGTRQRSKSMYFDLVQRKGILPRSGFKGLSTSLQSLNRDFSSDTYTEPPLKVKLAEAKAFVARHGGATVDPGGKVQARALLWSSSNQPSVISDLIQLLRCISKQHITAPAGSHIPVLKRLSTGQLKPGAMRRHREAALKSLHDLTEEFDDEYTSVRVESEVSRLESVNKHLTEELSQTRSTNENLTKTLEETQTQYKTLSGKLEQKENELSLEGKNALKRDKTIQGLTQVLREKEKEIAELCHEIEDRDDALAKAREAAHKAQLQKYQGAEEHQNLLMAKQTELSQLQGEHNVKVLEAQKLKRALDRKEQELADLQQAKDQLEVELEDLQQQKKKGDKALNDLNNQLKKLSGEIGERESALEQQYQELLDQTKRKVQAHEVTIQRLTSTLADKEQQLQEYINMFRDFEQSKSPGGNDNVLSKLRQRLKEKEKALEQALDEKFAAIEEKDNEIHQLQLSLREKERDLDRLNNLLSHNEETINSFDSLIKEKDVELQHLANTLKNLQRAKQDVEDNLNRSLREKDSIISQLQLSLEGKTKDMEEMAKSMLSQSQSHVHDLAEQMGQRLKVTEVMLAEAVKARERLVADNESAVEGLLATISSKDQLLKESAEHYNRMLSERTQDIQELKKQLSDRQQQLATAEKQSSVRAQEDCLETANLQALLAEKDSLINKLLLHGQERDQFQAEPDHVLELRQTIQIMQEKLDERDAELCRRNGGDNVENIPLSRKTVVILKTELAQKTEALNNALKRENELKISLAELQSLLSELEGRSEGQTANIESLTSTLKTKDEIINVLHQRLGQKGDSRGDHMQDQVIGSGLERSFPGLPQRERTMIGGDSQQEALPNLIALQQEHDALNKALRAEQQLYSSLVRTVKEQDSAQRLHALQLELTAVQLLRQQLEESIKSNEELKDDLEREIHRAKLGEGMDPTDPKELESMRHQLEDAQRWNASLQARLGAIQNRGGGVGGANDGGDTLSFIGDQTSYMSICVGEGQDDSLCQLSEQELKQKVLDLQDCVSRLQTVNNELQSRLSLLEKSEHEASNKEGKDMVSTWNQQLKRTQETQLLADSDRKHHPGRNKESQTDIKLGQMVSGKQLGNENMDSGLSQSREHPQSGNNTLDTGEREQKNGDVMALKSLLTDCGATSVSHLREKLHRLASENVEMRGLLKEQKSAECKEKESTDASGNSSDGQAELRQSMETLPIKVSNEKGAEVVVSTANGMETSKTKGPGHATRHGAGLKSRLPVPVRQREETGSSSMQSTRPEYLRTDALQHPHSDDVYQQLHAETDFSISLQQSTSTAQHSRGSAGLDKGSEAEQRLDNTQTDSALFTQLELLHQECQEKEALINKLSEQLADWEELHTQLQEKEQLNHQYVEALQAAESTIAYLTACSLDNQGGFGSHTSSGAGSGSVGSDAALHSRCMELQKALQDKEELNNQLIELVIMAEKAITCSNSQENNPEIRDLCSQIDSALQQVNASSKRDSPRGVSGSTNASMQELQRHTDSLQEALWEQNKLNAELREKLRDADAAAKQSYNSNSAGQDGKPSRQLAAENGSEEHHGAMGSSVDASLTQDLTKAVINCLSATESAIASLAEHCTYPGSSTSAKSSRISSDLQVNLNKLQRALQEREELGESTQIQTTKSSSKCSTAVTGTKGQLPRDLHQNLCLLCKVYNDLSHRISELQISLQEEKGHREESEAHRSVQDGKGLPPNVQAQLESLHKALREKKKAYKSLEEKLATALTETTPTQTARKALEQDDKGVQVDLQDLGYETSGKSENDREESSSTDLEVGVNPSRSASSLPSLLKHEQATFSSTENLDSTSSTPYPSSPALSSAKVSLKSLQVYDEYGVSENPLQLQGQVRELKAQLENQTKLILQMQNLLRRNSLSSDLIANASDPSVVIRDQEGTRKEDRCQDSSYRTVQQREKKEGENQAMKDKTSRLNLDQERERTLNKSTTEQLPQTHSRSTSPARLDSLVKSQARELSQLRQQIKESRGLGALQRRQLEELSNAFKELLQASKVDFYMGEVVKEQLDKSLNLLDRLEGRLDKGESHLDNEDAAALELSRSLGELQQGSHSLLSHEDMRDLPDNPARIQLELDHLRLELEGDRELLQQCIRVLVQQNLTLAKCTREQLDLLAKELQEKNRLIQTLQSQFGSQSPSSHHSSHSDLYHSDRTSSSCHSPQGGSRSPSQRHSSDWMGAAVPPVGGAQADGVSSHRGASSRLQGLQRENGRLREQLRGNEELNATLRSELDLHRSIISQSSPYHQNWDQGQDKQGPGPQTEAHEVDRDIAPQSAPEQHSTMNSDLLAEHLQEIRALRQRLEESIRTNDRLREQLERRLAEVEKDPATNIFIQGNEEQGHLANEVRFLRGQNQTLKEQLNLASRDKQRENEKLRETLARRTAKLEQSRKESEAIRQENSRLQEGLEHISQENSELQDSLHHSKEELHRLQCEVKLQRQQLSDSQHLLQSLRVELQVYEKIKIDAHKHNAESSETNQEPLPVPSSSSLDLSELLSEIRHLRLQLERSIQTNTALRQRLEEQLLRGPNRSETININYLLSSPDEGGRSPGREGCDLRHSFQYNEQTNVLDEKRRARSEVGGGSFSSSSGDSGAPSRLVPGHRMWANRNGRHVLGLIEDYNALRKQISEGRKLSHSMDTQLQECLHTVRQQSSDNKVMEQQHLKSLSSSMSTMQHVLEEAGRLLKLVWRVSLPAGNTAGDSGNNQQDELLKTEIARLKSRLSQQERMLSGAVKRLRSTNQLKEGMERVIIDQLALTHGVLKKARGNLEEVPVTGQ, from the exons ATGAAGGACCGATGTCGTATATGTTGTGCTCGTCTGGCAGGCAGCCAGTGTCGCTGGATCTTCAGCTCATCAGCACAGAGGAAGCTACAAGTGATCTTGTCCCATGTCCTGGGTTGGGAGGTGACACGCGATGGTCGAGGCGAGTTCCTCTGtgggaaatgtgttttccaGTTGGAGAAGGTGGTACAGTGTGATGTTAACCTCACCCAGCTGCTGGAAGATCACAACAGTCAGATCCAGAAACTGCAGGCGGCGAAAGAACACATGATCCAGTGCATCGTCCACATctacaacaaaaacaacccaAGCTTGGACAAGAGAGTTGGGGAGAGCACTCACTGCAAGTCTCCACCCAGATCCTCTGGGGTTGGCAGTCCTGATGAAGGACAGCAGTTAGGTGAGATTGGACTTGGTCACTTGGGGAATTGCATGAGAAGGTGTGTGAGTCTGGACAGAATTGCTAGTAGAGGGACAGTCTCTGGGCGCTCAGGCCTCAAGAGCAGCAGGCTTGGGTCAGGGGCAGGGCTTGATGGCTCTATGAAGAGTTTTGGTCTCAGAGGAACACGCCAACGTTCAAAGAGCATGTATTTTGACCTGGTCCAACGTAAAGGCATACTACCCAGATCTGGATTCAAAGGACTCTCCACATCCCTGCAGTCCTTGAATCGAGACTTTTCGTCAGACACGTATACAGAGCCTCCACTCAAAGTGAAACTCGCAGAGGCCAAGGCATTTGTAGCCAGGCATGGTGGTGCCACTGTTGACCCAGGAGGAAAAGTCCAGGCCAGAGCACTGCTCTGGAGCTCCTCAAATCAACCATCTGTGATCTCTGACTTGATCCAGCTTTTACGCTGCATTTCCAAGCAACACATCACTGCCCCTGCAGGAAGCCACATCCCTGTCCTGAAGAGGCTAAGTACTGGCCAACTTAAACCTGGAGCAATGCGCAGACACAGAGAAGCAGCATTGAAGTCTCTTCATGATCTTACAGAGGAATTTGATGATGAATATACCTCTGTCAGAGTGGAG AGTGAGGTTAGCCGATTGGAGTCCGTCAATAAGCACCTGACTGAAGAGCTCTCACAGACAAGAAGCACCAACGAGAACCTGACAAAAACACTAGAGGAAACCCAAACTCAGTACAAG ACCCTGTCAGGGAAGTTGGAGCAGAAGGAGAATGAACTCAGCTTGGAGGGTAAAAATGCCCTGAAGCGAGACAAAACAATCCAGGGGTTGACTCAGGTCCTccgagaaaaggaaaaagag ATTGCAGAGCTGTGTCATGAGATTGAGGACAGGGATGATGCTCTAGCCAAGGCTAGAGAGGCAGCACATAAGGCTCAACTGCAGAAATACCAG GGAGCAGAGGAACACCAAAACCTATTAAtggcaaaacaaacagagctgtCCCAACTCCAGGGGGAACACAATGTCAAAGTGCTTGAAGCACAAAAGCTAAAGCGTGCCCTGGACAGAAAGGAGCAAGAGCTGGCTGACTTGCAACAAGCAAAGGACCAACTGGAGGTTGAACTGGAAGACCTgcaacagcagaagaagaaaggagaCAAAGCCCTGAAT GATCTTAATAATCAGCTGAAGAAGCTAAGCGGTGAGAttggggagagggagagtgcTCTGGAGCAGCAGTACCAGGAGCTGCTAGATCAAACCAAAAGAAAAGTGCAAGCCCATGAGGTCACCATCCAGCGGCTTACATCCACCCTTGCTGATAAAGAGCAGCAGCTACAG GAATACATAAATATGTTCAGAGACTTTGAGCAAAGCAAAAGCCCAGGAGGAAACGACAATGTGCTTTCCAAGCTGCGGCAAAGactgaaagaaaaggagaaggcTCTGGAG CAAGCACTGGATGAGAAGTTTGCTGCCATTGAggagaaagacaatgagattcacCAGCTGCAGCTGTCTCTaagggagaaggaaagagacCTGGACAGGCTAAATAACTTGCTATCTCACAACGAGGAAACCATAAAT AGTTTTGATAGTCTGATCAAGGAGAAggatgtggagctgcagcatctTGCAAACACACTCAAAAACCTTCAGAGAGCAAAGCAAGATGTAGAAGATAACCTGAACAGATCACTGAGGGAGAAGGACTCCATCATCAGCCAACTGCAGCTCTCCCTGGAGGGCAAGACAAAGGACATGGAG GAAATGGCCAAATCCATGCTAAGCCAGTCACAAAGTCATGTACATGACCTTGCTGAACAGATGGGCCAGAGGTTAAAAGTGACAGAGGTTATGTTGGCTGAGGCTGTGAAAGCCAGGGAAAGGCTGGTTGCAGACAATGAAAGCGCAGTGGAAGGACTGTTGGCTACAATCAGCAGCAAGGACCAACTTCTCAAG gAGTCTGCTGAGCACTACAACCGCATGTTGTCTGAGCGTACACAAGACATTCAGGAACTAAAGAAGCAGCTGTCTGACAGGCAACAGCAGCTTGCCACTGCTGAGAAGCAAAGCTCTGTAAGAGCCCAGGAGGATTGTTTAGAGACTGCAAACCTCCAAGCACTGCTTGCTGAAAAAGACAGCCTCATCAAT AAACTTCTGCTGCATGGTCAGGAGAGGGACCAGTTTCAGGCGGAGCCAGATCATGTGTTGGAGCTCAGACAAACTATCCAAATCATGCAGGAGAAGTTGGACGAGAGGGATG CTGAGCTGTGTAGAAGGAATGGCGGCGATAATGTGGAGAACATCCCACTCTCCAGGAAGACAGTTGTCATCCTGAAGACTGAGCTGGCACAGAAAACTGAGGCACTGAACAATGCCCTGAAGAGGGAGAATGAACTGAAG ATCTCATTGGCGGAGCTACAGTCATTACTGTCTGAGCTGGAGGGTCGCAGTGAAGGTCAGACTGCTAATATTGAGTCACTGACTTCCACTCTGAAGACCAAGGATGAGATAATCAAT GTTCTTCACCAGCGCCTTGGGCAGAAGGGTGACAGTCGGGGTGATCACATGCAGGATCAGGTTATTGGCTCTGGCCTGGAAAGATCATTCCCTGGACTCCCACAAAGAGAGAGAACCATGATTGGTGGAGACAGCCAGCAAGAG GCTTTACCCAACCTTATAGCCCTGCAACAGGAACATGATGCTCTTAACAAAGCCCTGAGAGCGGAACAACAGCTCTACTCTAGCCTGGTCAGGACTGTTAAAGAGCAGGACAG TGCCCAGCGTCTCCATGCTCTGCAGCTGGAACTGACTGCGGTGCAGCTCCTCAGGCAGCAGCTAGAGGAGAGCATCAAATCTAATGAGGAGCTCAAGGATGACTTGGAGAGAGAGATACACAGAGCCAAACTCGGAGAAG GCATGGACCCCACTGATCCTAAAGAACTCGAGAGCATGAGACATCAGCTCGAAGATGCACAGCGCTGGAATGCATCTCTGCAGGCTCGCTTAGGAGCAATCCAGAACCGTGGAGGAGGGGTCGGTGGGGCCAATGATGGTG GCGACACTTTGAGTTTCATTGGCGATCAGACTTCCTACATGAGTATATGTGTGGGGGAGGGGCAGGATGACAGCTTGTGTCAACTCTCTGAACAAGAGCTAAAGCAGAAG GTGCTGGACCTGCAGGATTGTGTAAGCAGACTGCAGACTGTAAACAACGAGTTGCAGAGCCGACTGTCGCTATTGGAGAAGTCAGAGCATGAGGCTTCCAACAAGGAGGGAAAAGACATGGTCAGCACCTGGAATCAG CAGCTAAAGAGGACGCAGGAGACACAGCTTTTGGCTGACAGTGACAGGAAGCATCACCCTGGTAGGAACAAAGAGAGCCAGACAGACATCAAACTAGGACAG ATGGTGTCTGGAAAACAATTGGGTAATGAGAATATGGACAGTGGTCTTAGCCAGAGTAGAGAACATCCTCAGTCTGGCAACAACACTTTggacactggagagagagaacagaagaaTGGAGATGTAATGGCACTTAAATCCCTGCTGACTGATTGTGGGGCTACATCAGTCTCACACCTCAG AGAGAAGTTGCACAGACTGGCAtctgaaaatgtggaaatgcGGGGTCTATTGAAGGAACAAAAATCTGCAGAgtgtaaagaaaaagagagcaCGGATGCCTCAGGGAACAGCAGTGATGGACAGGCCGAATTGAGGCAGAGTATGGAAACACTGCCGATCAAGGTGTCAAATGAAAAGGGAGCGGAGGTAGTTGTCAGCACTGCCAATGGGATGGAGACGTCAAAAACTAAAGGACCAGGCCATGCCACAAGGCATGGG GCTGGTCTCAAATCTCGCCTTCCTGTtcctgtgagacagagagaggagactggcagcagcagcatgcagtCAACTAGACCTGAATACCTGAGGACTGATGCACTTCAACACCCTCATTCGGATGATGTGTATCAGCAATTACACGCAGAAACTGACTTCTCAATATCTCTCCAGCAAAGCACTTCCACTGCACAGCATAGCAGAGGTTCAGCAGGGTTGGACAAGGGCTCTGAAGCTGAACAGAGACTGGATAACACCCAGACTGACTCTGCTCTATTCACTCAGCTGGAGCTCCTCCACCAGGAGTGTCAGGAGAAAGAAGCCCTAATCAACAAGCTCAGTGAGCAGCTTGCTGACTGGGAAGAGCTCCACACTCAGCTTCAGGAAAAGGAACAGCTTAATCACCAGTATGTTGAAGCCCTACAGGCTGCAGAATCAACTATTGCTTACCTGACTGCCTGCAGTCTGGACAACCAGGGAGGATTTGGATCACACACCAGTTCAGGAGCAGGTTCTGGTTCTGTGGGTTCAGATGCTGCCCTCCACAGTCGATGCATGGAGCTGCAGAAAGCCCTACAGGACAAGGAGGAGCTTAACAACCAGCTTATTGAGCTTGTGATTATGGCAGAGAAAGCCATCACCTGCTCCAACAGCCAGGAAAATAATCCAGAAATCAGGGATCTTTGCTCACAGATAGACAGCGCCCTGCAGCAGGTTAATGCATCCTCAAAGAGAGACAGCCCAAGAGGTGTTTCTGGAAGCACTAACGCCTCAATGCAGGAGTTGCAGCGACACACAGACTCTTTGCAGGAGGCACTTTGGGAGCAGAACAAGCTCAATGCAGAGCTGAGGGAAAAACTGAGAGATGCAGATGCTGCTGCTAAACAGAGCTACAACAGTAACAGTGCTGGCCAGGATGGTAAACCTTCAAGGCAGTTAGCAGCAGAGAATGGCTCAGAGGAACACCACGGGGCAATGGGAAGTTCTGTTGACGCTAGTTTAACTCAGGATTTGACAAAAGCTGTAATTAACTGCCTAAGTGCAACTGAGTCTGCCATTGCCTCTCTAGCAGAACACTGTACATATCCTGGCTCCTCGACTTCTGCTAAATCCTCACGGATCAGCTCTGACCTGCAGGTGAATTTAAACAAACTTCAGAGAGCCCTGCAAGAGAGGGAAGAACTGGGAGAATCCACCCAGATACAAACAACCAAATCCAGCAGCAAGTGTAGCACCGCTGTCACTGGAACAAAGGGTCAACTTCCCAGAGACCTCCATCAaaatctctgtctcctctgcaaGGTCTACAATGATCTCTCTCACAGGATTTCTGAATTGCAGATTTCCTTACAAGAAGAGAAAGGCCATAGAGAAGAGAGCGAGGCCCACAGGTCAGTGCAGGATGGAAAGGGATTACCACCAAATGTTCAGGCCCAGCTAGAGTCTCTCCACAAGGcactgagagagaagaagaaagcatATAAAAGCCTGGAAGAGAAACTAGCCACCGCTCTTACTGAGACAACCCCCACCCAAACTGCACGGAAAG CTCTGGAGCAGGATGACAAAGGCGTGCAGGTGGATTTGCAAGACCTGGGTTACGAAACCAGTGGCAAGAGTGAAAACGATAGGGAAGAGAGCAGTAGCACAG ATCTAGAGGTTGGTGTGAACCCAAGTCGTAGTGCTTCTAGCCTGCCTTCCCTACTGAAACACGAACAggccaccttctcctccactgAAAACCTGGACTCAACCTCCAGCACACCGTATCCAAGTTCTCCAGCTCTCAGCTCAGCCAAG GTCAGTCTGAAAAGCCTTCAGGTCTATGACGAGTACGGTGTTTCTGAAAATCCTCTCCAGCTTCAGGGACAAGTGAGAGAGCTGAAGGCCCAGCTGGAAAACCAGACCAAACTCATCCTCCAAATGCAAAACCTTCTGCGTAGGAACTCCCTCTCCAGTGACCTTATTGCCAACGCCTCTGACCCCTCCGTTGTCATCAGGGATCAAGAAGGGACACGGAAGGAGGACCGTTGCCAGGATAGTAGCTACAGAACTGTGCAGcaaagggagaaaaaggagggagagaaccAGGCGATGAAGGATAAAACCAGCCGTCTGAATTTggaccaggagagagagaggacactgAACAAAAGCACAACTGAACAGCTGCCACAGACCCACAGCCGCTCTACATCACCTGCCCG ACTGGACTCCCTGGTGAAGTCACAAGCCAGGGAGCTGTCACAACTGAGGCAGCAGATCAAGGAGAGCCGGGGACTGGGAGCCCTGCAGCGCCgacagctggaggagctgagcaACGCCTTTaaggagctgctgcaggccaGCAAAGTCGACTTCTACATGGGGGAGGTAGTCAAAGAGCAGCTGGACAAGAGCCTGAATCTTCTGGACAGACTGGAGGGACGGCTGGACAAAG GAGAGTCTCATCTGGATAATGAGGATGCGGCAGCTCTGGAACTGTCTCGCAG TCTCGGGGAGCTTCAGCAGGGATCACATTCCCTGCTGTCCCATGAGGACATGAGAGATCTCCCTGACAACCCAGCTAGAATCCAACTGGAGTTAGATCATCTGCGTTTGGAGCTAGAGGGCGAtagagagctgctgcagcagtgcaTCAGAGTCCTGGTTCAACAAAACCTCACCCTGGCCAAATGCACCAGAGAGCAGCTGGATCT gTTGGCtaaagagctgcaggagaagaaccGTCTCATCCAGACCCTGCAGAGCCAGTTCGGAAGCCAAAGTCCCAGCAGCCACCACAGCTCTCACTCTGACCTGTACCACTCTGACAGGACCTCTTCCTCCTGCCATAGCCCACAAGGTGGCAGTCGATCTCCAA GCCAGCGACACTCCTCTGATTGGATGGGAGCAGCTGTTCCACCTGTAGGTGGAGCTCAGGCGGACGGTGTGTCCAGTCACAGGGGTGCTTCCAGCAGACTGCAGGGCCTGCAGAGGGAGAACGGGCGACTGCGGGAGCAGCTGAGAGGCAACGAGGAGCTCAACGCCACCCTGCGCAGTGAACTGGACCTACATCGATCAATTATTTCCCAGAGCAGCCCGTACCATCAGAATTGGGATCAAGGCCAGGACAAGCAGGGGCCAGGGCCTCAGACAGAAGCTCATGAAGTAGACAGAGACATTGCCCCACAGAGTGCTCCTGAGCAGCATAGCACTATGAATTCAG ACCTGCTGGCAGAACACCTGCAGGAGATTCGAGCTCTGCGACAACGTCTGGAGGAGAGCATCCGCACAAACGACCGTCTCAGGGAACAGCTGGAGAGGAGACTAGCCGAGGTGGAGAAAGACCCAG CTACCAACATCTTCATCCAGGGTAATGAGGAGCAGGGGCATCTGGCTAATGAGGTGCGATTTCTCAGGGGACAAAATCAAACCCTAAAGGAACAGCTCAACCTGGCATCTCGAG ACAAGCAGAGGGAGAACGAGAAGCTACGCGAGACTCTGGCCAGACGGACTGCCAAACTAGAGCAGAGCAGGAAGGAGTCTGAAGCAATCAGGCAGGAAAATAGCCGACTTCAGGAGGGGCTGGAGCACATTAGCCAAGAAaactcagagctgcaggattcactgcaccacagcaaagaggagctgcatag gttGCAGTGTGAGGTGAAGCTCCAGCGGCAGCAGCTGTCTGACTCCCAGCATCTTCTCCAGTCACTGCGAGTGGAGCTGCAAGTTTATGAAAAGATCAAGATTGATGCTCACAAACACAACG CAGAATCCAGTGAGACAAACCAGGAGCCACTTCCTGTTCCATCCTCCAGCTCTTTGGACCTGAGCGAGCTTCTGTCAGAGATCCGTCACCTGAGGCTGCAGCTGGAGAGGAGCATCCAGACCAACACGGCTCTGCGGCAGagactggaggagcagctgctccGAGGACCCAACCGCTCTGAAACCATCAACATCAACTACCTGCTGTCATCTCCAG ATGAAGGGGGCAGGTCACCAGGTCGTGAAGGCTGCGATCTTCGCCACTCATTTCAGTACAACGAACAAACCAATGTCCTGG atgagAAACGCCGCGCTCGTTCAGAGGTGGGCGGTGGgtccttcagcagcagctctggtgaCTCTGGCGCTCCGTCTCGTCTGGTGCCGGGCCACAGGATGTGGGCCAATCGCAACGGCCGCCACGTTTTAGGCCTGATCGAGGACTACAACGCCCTGCGGAAGCAGATCTCAGAGGGTCGTAAGCTGTCGCACAGCATGGACACACAACTGCAGGAGTGTCTGCACACAGTCAGGCAGCAGAGCTCTGACAACAAG GTGATGGAACAGCAGCATCTGAAGAGTTTGTCCAGCAGCATGAGTACCATGCAGCATGTGTTAGAGGAGGCCGGTCGACTGCTCAAACTGGTGTGGAGAGTCTCTCTGCCAGCTGGAAACACAGCAGGGGACAGTGGCAACAACCAGCAG GACGAGCTGCTGAAAACTGAGATAGCCAGACTGAAAAGCCGGCTGTCGCAGCAGGAGAGGATGCTGAGTGGAGCCGTGAAACGCCTCCGCAGCACCAACCAGCTCAAAGAGGGAATGGAGAGGGTCATCATCGATCAGT TGGCTCTAACTCATGGAGTGTTGAAGAAAGCCAGGGGAAACTTAGAG gAGGTCCCAGTCACTGGCCAGTAG